The DNA sequence GTCGTGGCGCGCGTCGGCAGCGAACGGGAACGTGTGGGCGACGTAGGCCCGTTCGCCCGACGGACGGGGACACAACACGGAGGCACCGCTGCGCACCGCACCGTCGGCGACTCCGAGCGCGTCCGCCACCGCGCGCTGCACGGCGCAGTCCACCTCGGATCGGGACGCCCGCAGCCGTCCGGATCGGACCATCAGACCGTCCGCGCGGTGCAGGAGCAGCGCGGCCGCCGAATTGCAGTGCACCACAGCGGCATCCCGCCCCACCACGAGCACGGCCTGACGCATGCAGTCGATCGCCGACGCGAGGTCACCGGCATCACGTCTGAGGTCCTCGAGGTGCTTCTCGGTGCGCAGAGCCTGCTGCAGGTGGGGGATGAGTGCGGTGACGAGCTCGGTGCGCTCGACGGTGAGGAACGGCTCGTCGCGGCGGCGATCGGCGATGACGAAGCACGCGGGTCGCTCACCGCCGGCCAACCGGACGAACACGCCGTCATCCATGTGGTTGGGCCGGATCCAGTCGGCATGGAACTCCGAGCGCCGGTCGAGGTCGACGAGGGTCCGTCCGCAGTGGATGAGGCCGACAGGGCTGCGGTCGACCGCGTCGAGGACGTAGTCGAACCGGCGGTAGTACCCGTTGTAGGCCTGCCTGGCCTCAGCCGGCATGCTGCCCCGCGTCATCTCGCGGTTCGGGCCGGTGATGAGGTCCGCCCCGGACGTGCCGTCGAAGATCTCGCGCACCGCGGCCATCGCGTCGACCCAGTGCTCCGGTGTGACGGCGGCGGCGTGGATCGCCGAGACTAGCCGCGAGTACTCAGCGAGTGTGACCATCGCCGGTACCCCGTGCGGACAACCCCGTTCATCGCAAACCCCCGCTCCCGCGTAGACCGACTGTAAGTCTTCGAGAGCCCGATGACAGTGCCGCCGAACGGCACTGCTTCCATCGTCAACGGCCCCTGCGGGCGTCAGGCCTTGAGTGTGCGCACCGCCGCGATGCGGGCCTGCAACTGCTCCGACGTCGCTGCGGCGACCGGTGGCCCACCACAGATCCGGCGCAGTTCGTTGTGGATCCAGCCGTGCGGTTTGTTGAGCCGGTGATGCGCCAGCGATACCAGGGTGTTGAGTTCGGCACGCAGCTCGCGGAGTTGGCCGTAGGGTGTGACCGGAGGCGGCTCGCCGGAGGCGGTACGCCGGGTGAGTTGTTCTTCCTGCCTGCGTCGCAACAGGTCTCGCATCTGGTCGGCGTCGAGCAGACCCGGGATGCCGAGGTAGTCGGCCTCCTCCTCACTGCCCGCCGGGGTCGCCGTACCGAAGGACGACCCGTCGAAGATCACCTGATCCAGTTCGGCGCTGGCGCCGAGGGATTCGAATCCGCGGTCCTCCTCCGTGGGCTCGCTGCGCCGGCGTTCGATCAGCTCCTCGTCACCCATCGACTCGCGGTGCGGTTTGCCCAGCACATGGTTGCGCTGCGCTTCCATCTGGCTGGCGAGGTCGAGCAGCGTCGGCACCGACGGCACGAAAATGCTGGCGGTCTCACCGGGGCGCCGCGAGCGTACGAAGCGGCCGATCGCCTGTGCGAAGAACAGCGGTGTCGAGGCGCTGGTCGCGTACACGCCGACCGCCAGCCGCGGCACGTCCACGCCCTCGGACACCATGCGCACCGCCACCAGCCAGGGGCTGGTGCCCGCGGAGTACTCGGCGATCCGGGCCGATGCGCCCGGGTCGTCGGAGAGCACGACCGTCGGCTCCTCGCCCGTCATCTTCCTCAGCACCGCCGCGTACTGGCGGGCGGCGGTCTGGTCGGTGGCGATGATCATCGCGCCGGCATCGGGCATCCCGCCGGCGCGCAACTGGTGCAGCCGGGTGTCGGCGGCCTTGAGTACCGCGGGGATCCATTCGCCGTTGGCGTCGAGGACCGTGCGCCACGCCCGCGCGGTCTGCTCGGCGTTCAGCGGTTCGCCGAGGCGGGCGGCGTGCTCCTCGCCGGCGCTGCTGCGCCAGCGCGCCTCACCCGAGTAGGCGAGGAAGATGACCGGTCGCACGACGCCGTCGGCCAGCGCGTCGGCGTAGCCGTAGGTGTGGTCGGCCTCCGAACGCAGCAAACCCTCGGCGTCCGGCACGTAGGAGACGAACGGGATCGGGCTGTCGTCGCTGCGGAACGGTGTCCCGGTCAGCGACAGACGGCGGGTGGCGTCGCTGAACGCCTCGCGCATCGCCTCACCCCACGACTTGGCGTCACCGCCGTGGTGGATCTCGTCGAAGATGACCAGGGTGCGGCGGTTCTCCGTGCGGACGCGGTGGCGGGTCGGATGGGAGGCCACCTGGGCGTAGGTGATGACGACCCCGTGGTACTCCGAGGACGTCTGCGAGTTCGAGTTGCTGAACTTCGGGTCCAGCGCGATGCCGATCCGGGCGGCCGCCGACGCCCACTGGATCTTGAGGTGTTCGGTCGGCACCACGATCGTGACCTGCTCGACCGTTCCGTCGGCCAGCAGTTCGGCCGCGATGCGCAGGGCAAACGTGGTCTTACCTGCGCCGGGGGTGGCGACCGCCAGAAAATCGCGCGGTTTGGCACCAAGATACTTCACCAATGCCCGACGCTGCCAGCTTCGCAAAGCCTGGGTGTCGGGCGCCGCAAATGCCCGCACCCAAAGACTCCTCACTGATCGGACACAGCCTAGCGCAACGGATTCCGGCCGCGCATATCCGCATGGCGCGTCGCCGGACACTCGGTGTGTCGCCCGCTCCGCGGGACGCCACCGGGCGCTTCGCTGCCCCGTGCGCGGGCCGGTCGGCGGCCGGTGTGTCGCCGGGCATAGCAAACGCTCTGCGTGGGCGTCCCCATCGTGGGTACGCTTCTGCCCACCATGACGGCACCGTCCGACCCCGCGAGCGACGAACACGATCCGTGCGTCCGAGTATTCGGTACGCGCGTGCACAACCTCAAGGGAGTGGACGTCGCCGCGCCGAGGGACGCGCTGGTGGCGTTCACCGGGATCTCGGGGTCCGGGAAGTCGTCGTTGGCGTTCGGGACGATCTACGCCGAGGCGCAACGCCGGTACTTCGAGTCGGTCGCCCCGTACGCCCGGCGGCTGCTGCTGCCTGCCGGTGCGCCGAAGGTCGACGACATCACCGGGTTGCCGCCCGCGGTGGCGCTGCAGCAGCGGAGGGGAACGGCGACGTCACGGTCGACGGTGGGCACCGTTACGACGCTGTCGAATCTGCTGAGGATGTTGTTCTCGCGCGCCGGGACGTACCCGGCAGGGGCCACCGAACGGCTGGACTCCGATGCCTTCTCCCCGAACACCGCCGTCGGTGCGTGTCCGCGCTGCCACGGGCTCGGCCGGATCCACGAGGTGACGGAGGAGACGCTGGTCCCCGATCCGTCCCTGACCATCCGGCAGGGCGCCGTCGCGGCCTGGCCGGGGGCGTGGCAGGGTCAGAACCT is a window from the Mycolicibacterium litorale genome containing:
- a CDS encoding DEAD/DEAH box helicase, coding for MRAFAAPDTQALRSWQRRALVKYLGAKPRDFLAVATPGAGKTTFALRIAAELLADGTVEQVTIVVPTEHLKIQWASAAARIGIALDPKFSNSNSQTSSEYHGVVITYAQVASHPTRHRVRTENRRTLVIFDEIHHGGDAKSWGEAMREAFSDATRRLSLTGTPFRSDDSPIPFVSYVPDAEGLLRSEADHTYGYADALADGVVRPVIFLAYSGEARWRSSAGEEHAARLGEPLNAEQTARAWRTVLDANGEWIPAVLKAADTRLHQLRAGGMPDAGAMIIATDQTAARQYAAVLRKMTGEEPTVVLSDDPGASARIAEYSAGTSPWLVAVRMVSEGVDVPRLAVGVYATSASTPLFFAQAIGRFVRSRRPGETASIFVPSVPTLLDLASQMEAQRNHVLGKPHRESMGDEELIERRRSEPTEEDRGFESLGASAELDQVIFDGSSFGTATPAGSEEEADYLGIPGLLDADQMRDLLRRRQEEQLTRRTASGEPPPVTPYGQLRELRAELNTLVSLAHHRLNKPHGWIHNELRRICGGPPVAAATSEQLQARIAAVRTLKA
- a CDS encoding helix-turn-helix transcriptional regulator, which gives rise to MVTLAEYSRLVSAIHAAAVTPEHWVDAMAAVREIFDGTSGADLITGPNREMTRGSMPAEARQAYNGYYRRFDYVLDAVDRSPVGLIHCGRTLVDLDRRSEFHADWIRPNHMDDGVFVRLAGGERPACFVIADRRRDEPFLTVERTELVTALIPHLQQALRTEKHLEDLRRDAGDLASAIDCMRQAVLVVGRDAAVVHCNSAAALLLHRADGLMVRSGRLRASRSEVDCAVQRAVADALGVADGAVRSGASVLCPRPSGERAYVAHTFPFAADARHDRFEPRALIVIADPGNRPQPPKEMLRKLFGLTNGESDVALRVARGQGLAPISEDLSVSVATVKTHLQHVFDKTDTHRQAELVRLLTALLP